From a single Planococcus shenhongbingii genomic region:
- a CDS encoding vWA domain-containing protein gives MELRLDNPLWLWLLIPAIAYFAIIGYRNYKKYSDQYRIVYVLRIMAVLLVIFALAAPGIYRPAAQEQIIFLVDRSASMEGTQAGIAAAIDSAMAGKKDSQSVGVYTFAEDFQTLLPVSKELRPLPKDQTQNENRHTNIARALELAANSGDTGIATRLIVLTDGNETQDSALESLNRLEGDRIQIDVMPIEQEARNDAGILSFKTPANAFLGESQVFSVQIEADKEAEGQLVFSKNDKEMDRQDIALVEGENLFSYAYPAKEEGLAKYEARLELENDAFLENNALISMTEVEGSPELLVVNGSEESPIPELLDTENIRVTNIAANNLPANLSSILQYDAVIFDNVSGTTVGGQQMAVIEQAVQKFGMGFMMVGGDQSFGLGGYFKSPIERILPVEMEVKGKHELPSLGLVIVMDRSGSMAGTKMELAKEAAARSVELLREDDTVGVIAFDDQPWQIVPTEKLKNPKDAADKILSVTPGGGTEIYRSLEEAYSQLEDLKLQRKHIILLTDGQSSTQNDYDSLIENGKENNVTLSTVSIGADADKNLLESLATTGNGRYYDVTDATTIPAILSRETIMMSRTYIVDEPFRPIVYDSNWNNLFNAGIPKMNAYIATTSKSTASVALESEEEDPVLATWNYGLGKTIAYTSGSGAWSGDFQSWNNWPAFWNRAVSELLPSFAEIPFSVTAQQQGVYSIEDPSQSSAIIDVTVVDEEGNEIPIKTEPVAPGKVEVTMDADPGLVFFSISNENGASYKTGLTVPYGDEFKILPPNMPMLTTLAERSGGQVLESLDTAMRDVPYESGAQKPIQQLLLFLAMLLFFTDITIRRFGLRIPARKHKNEDESADAHQTIGQLIKAKKRN, from the coding sequence GTGGAATTGCGCTTAGATAATCCCCTTTGGCTGTGGCTGCTGATTCCCGCTATTGCCTATTTTGCCATAATCGGCTATCGGAATTATAAAAAATATTCGGATCAGTATCGCATCGTATACGTTCTCCGCATTATGGCTGTGCTGCTCGTAATCTTTGCGCTCGCGGCACCAGGAATTTACCGTCCAGCGGCACAGGAACAAATCATTTTCTTGGTGGACCGGTCGGCTTCGATGGAAGGAACACAGGCTGGCATAGCTGCAGCGATTGATTCGGCGATGGCAGGCAAAAAGGATTCGCAAAGTGTCGGAGTTTACACGTTTGCGGAGGATTTTCAAACACTGTTGCCTGTTTCTAAAGAATTGCGGCCATTGCCGAAAGATCAGACGCAAAACGAAAACCGCCATACGAATATTGCGCGTGCTCTCGAGCTTGCCGCTAACAGTGGCGATACGGGTATCGCCACTCGTTTAATCGTCTTGACTGATGGCAATGAAACCCAGGATTCGGCACTTGAAAGCCTAAACCGCCTTGAAGGGGACCGTATACAAATCGATGTAATGCCAATTGAGCAAGAAGCCCGAAACGATGCAGGAATACTGAGTTTCAAAACTCCGGCAAATGCTTTTTTAGGGGAATCACAAGTGTTTTCTGTACAAATTGAAGCTGATAAAGAAGCGGAGGGGCAATTGGTTTTCTCCAAAAATGATAAAGAAATGGACCGTCAGGACATTGCGCTGGTTGAAGGCGAAAACTTATTTTCATATGCATATCCGGCCAAAGAGGAAGGGCTGGCAAAGTATGAAGCCAGGCTGGAACTGGAGAACGATGCATTCCTGGAAAACAATGCTTTAATCAGCATGACAGAAGTCGAAGGAAGCCCGGAATTGCTGGTTGTCAATGGCAGCGAAGAAAGTCCGATTCCAGAATTGCTGGATACAGAGAACATACGGGTGACCAATATAGCAGCCAATAACTTGCCGGCTAATTTATCGTCTATCCTGCAATACGACGCCGTCATTTTTGATAACGTATCCGGCACTACAGTGGGGGGCCAGCAAATGGCAGTTATTGAACAAGCCGTCCAGAAATTTGGAATGGGCTTCATGATGGTGGGAGGCGATCAGAGTTTTGGGCTCGGCGGTTATTTCAAGTCGCCAATCGAGCGGATTTTGCCAGTAGAAATGGAAGTCAAAGGCAAACATGAACTGCCTTCCCTGGGGTTAGTGATTGTAATGGACCGTTCAGGAAGCATGGCCGGCACAAAAATGGAGCTGGCGAAAGAAGCGGCAGCCCGCTCAGTGGAATTATTGCGGGAAGATGATACAGTAGGCGTCATTGCCTTCGATGATCAGCCTTGGCAAATTGTCCCGACCGAAAAACTGAAGAATCCAAAGGATGCGGCCGATAAAATCCTTTCTGTTACACCCGGCGGCGGAACAGAAATTTACCGCTCTCTGGAAGAAGCTTATAGCCAATTAGAAGATCTGAAGCTGCAGCGCAAGCATATTATTCTATTGACAGACGGCCAGTCCTCTACTCAGAACGATTATGACAGCTTGATAGAAAACGGCAAAGAGAATAATGTGACATTATCAACAGTTTCCATTGGCGCTGATGCCGATAAAAACTTACTGGAATCGCTGGCAACAACAGGCAATGGCCGCTATTACGATGTCACGGACGCTACAACTATTCCTGCAATCTTGTCGAGGGAAACAATTATGATGTCGCGGACCTATATCGTTGATGAACCTTTCCGTCCTATCGTCTATGACAGCAACTGGAATAATTTGTTTAATGCGGGCATTCCAAAAATGAATGCCTATATCGCCACCACTTCTAAAAGCACAGCTTCGGTAGCACTTGAAAGCGAAGAAGAAGATCCGGTGCTGGCCACTTGGAACTATGGGCTCGGGAAAACGATTGCTTATACATCGGGCAGCGGGGCTTGGAGCGGAGATTTCCAGTCCTGGAATAACTGGCCGGCTTTTTGGAACCGGGCCGTTTCCGAATTGCTGCCATCCTTTGCTGAGATTCCATTTTCTGTGACCGCTCAGCAGCAAGGCGTCTATTCCATTGAAGACCCTTCCCAAAGTTCGGCTATCATCGATGTCACAGTGGTAGATGAAGAAGGCAATGAAATTCCGATTAAAACAGAGCCTGTTGCTCCGGGAAAAGTGGAAGTTACAATGGATGCCGATCCGGGCTTGGTGTTTTTCAGCATTTCAAATGAAAACGGCGCGTCTTATAAAACCGGCCTGACAGTGCCGTACGGCGATGAATTCAAAATCCTTCCTCCTAATATGCCGATGCTGACAACTCTTGCTGAGCGAAGCGGTGGCCAGGTTTTAGAATCATTGGACACGGCAATGCGAGATGTTCCATATGAGAGTGGCGCACAAAAGCCAATTCAGCAATTATTGCTGTTTCTAGCCATGCTGCTTTTTTTCACAGATATCACCATCCGCCGCTTTGGTTTAAGAATTCCAGCAAGAAAACATAAGAATGAAGATGAATCTGCCGATGCGCATCAAACAATCGGCCAATTAATAAAAGCGAAAAAGAGAAACTAA
- a CDS encoding ABC transporter substrate-binding protein, giving the protein MKSIVQVSVAILVVCALLFYGVSSLEKSSATSSGGSITVYNWGEYIDPELLEQFEKETNINVVYETFDSNEAMMTKIEQGGTSYDVAIPSEYAIEKMKENDLLIPIDHEKIPNLKNIDPYFLDLPFDPGNEFSIPYFWGTVGIAFNPTLLEGQTFESWDDLWDPSLKQEVIIVDGAREVIGMGLNSLGYSLNSRDVAELREATDKLKTLGPNIKAVIGDEIVEMMRREEAAVALTWSGQAADMMFVNENIDFSVPEEGSNLWFDNMVIPKTSSNIDGAHAFINFMLDAETAAQNTEYVGYSTPNQAAVELMDPEVTGDERFYPPEELRERLEVYENLGLEMLGIYNELFLEFKMDMEN; this is encoded by the coding sequence ATGAAGAGCATCGTTCAAGTAAGCGTAGCAATTCTTGTTGTTTGCGCTCTGTTGTTTTACGGCGTCTCATCTCTCGAAAAAAGCTCGGCAACAAGCAGCGGCGGTTCGATAACCGTCTATAACTGGGGCGAATATATCGACCCGGAACTGCTTGAACAGTTTGAAAAAGAAACCAATATCAATGTCGTATACGAAACCTTCGATTCAAACGAAGCGATGATGACGAAAATCGAACAAGGAGGCACATCCTATGATGTCGCTATCCCTTCCGAATATGCCATTGAAAAAATGAAAGAAAATGATTTATTAATTCCGATCGACCACGAAAAAATCCCGAACTTGAAAAACATCGATCCTTACTTTCTGGACTTGCCTTTTGACCCTGGCAATGAATTTTCGATTCCGTATTTCTGGGGAACCGTCGGCATTGCCTTCAATCCCACGCTTTTGGAAGGGCAGACTTTTGAAAGCTGGGACGATTTATGGGATCCCAGCCTCAAGCAGGAAGTCATTATAGTGGACGGCGCCCGGGAAGTAATTGGCATGGGGTTGAACAGCTTAGGTTACTCGCTGAATTCGCGTGATGTTGCAGAACTTCGGGAAGCTACCGATAAGCTGAAGACGCTTGGACCAAATATCAAAGCAGTCATCGGCGATGAAATCGTTGAAATGATGCGGCGGGAAGAAGCGGCCGTAGCTTTGACTTGGTCTGGCCAAGCCGCCGATATGATGTTCGTCAACGAAAACATCGATTTTTCTGTTCCTGAAGAAGGCTCCAATCTTTGGTTCGACAATATGGTCATCCCCAAAACTTCAAGTAATATTGACGGTGCGCATGCCTTCATCAACTTCATGCTGGATGCAGAGACCGCAGCACAAAATACCGAGTATGTCGGCTATTCCACTCCCAACCAGGCTGCTGTTGAACTGATGGATCCGGAAGTTACCGGAGATGAACGCTTTTATCCTCCTGAAGAGTTGCGTGAACGGCTGGAAGTTTACGAAAACCTTGGACTTGAAATGCTGGGCATCTACAACGAGCTTTTCTTAGAATTTAAAATGGATATGGAAAATTAA
- a CDS encoding MFS transporter — protein MAAKSHKFALYVLMFNMFIAMSGIGLIIPIMPEYLDTFGVAGQALGTLVATFALAQFLFSPLSGQLSDKYGRKKLIIFGLIIFGLSQLVFGLASHLWILYLARFFSGLGAAFLIPPMMAFVADITTFEERGKGMGLLGASMSLGFMVGPGFGGFLAEVSLQFPFYVATTVALLAAAISLIALPNVAPTVPAIPVKNENLLEQMKRSVYTPYFVMLLVMLIFAFGLANFQSTIALYVDKKFQFTPKEISVLITIGGFVGVIAQTFVINRLFKRFGEMKVILVNLLVSAGAMIGILFVSTFWTILLVATVFFTAASLLRPAINTLISKLAGKDQGYAAGMNNAYMSLGNMIGPALAGILFDIDMSFPYIFGTAILITCFFIANTWSMRKQQLLAASRS, from the coding sequence ATGGCCGCAAAGTCACATAAATTCGCCTTATATGTATTGATGTTCAATATGTTTATTGCCATGAGCGGAATCGGTCTAATTATTCCTATTATGCCAGAGTACTTGGATACTTTCGGCGTCGCAGGGCAAGCGCTCGGCACTTTGGTTGCAACCTTTGCTCTTGCCCAATTCCTCTTTTCACCGCTTTCCGGCCAATTGTCAGATAAGTACGGCCGAAAAAAACTCATCATTTTCGGCCTGATCATTTTTGGGCTGTCACAATTAGTATTCGGATTAGCTTCCCATCTCTGGATTTTGTATCTCGCCCGGTTCTTCAGCGGCCTTGGCGCAGCATTTTTAATTCCTCCGATGATGGCATTCGTGGCAGATATCACGACATTCGAAGAACGCGGCAAAGGAATGGGCTTGCTTGGCGCTTCCATGTCGCTTGGCTTTATGGTAGGTCCGGGATTCGGCGGATTTTTAGCGGAAGTCAGCCTGCAATTCCCTTTCTATGTCGCGACTACTGTCGCGCTCTTAGCCGCTGCCATTTCGCTTATCGCTTTGCCGAATGTAGCACCGACCGTCCCTGCCATTCCTGTTAAAAACGAAAATCTGTTGGAGCAGATGAAACGGTCAGTCTATACTCCTTATTTCGTCATGCTGCTTGTCATGCTGATTTTTGCTTTTGGCCTGGCCAATTTCCAGTCCACCATCGCTTTATATGTGGACAAGAAATTTCAGTTTACCCCTAAAGAAATTTCGGTATTGATAACGATAGGCGGTTTTGTCGGAGTAATTGCCCAAACTTTCGTCATCAACCGGCTGTTTAAACGCTTTGGCGAGATGAAAGTAATTTTGGTCAATCTGCTGGTTTCAGCGGGGGCCATGATCGGTATATTATTCGTCAGCACATTCTGGACGATCTTGCTGGTGGCAACGGTATTCTTCACTGCTGCTTCCCTGCTGCGGCCTGCTATCAACACCTTGATTTCAAAACTTGCGGGCAAAGACCAAGGGTATGCAGCTGGCATGAATAACGCTTATATGAGCTTAGGCAATATGATAGGGCCTGCTTTAGCTGGAATCCTTTTTGACATTGACATGAGCTTCCCTTATATTTTCGGAACCGCTATTTTAATCACCTGTTTCTTTATCGCCAATACTTGGTCTATGAGAAAACAGCAATTATTGGCCGCCAGCAGAAGCTAA
- a CDS encoding ABC transporter permease — translation MGKLSKPARVYLAFVFFVLYAPIFYLIFYSFNSGGTMSSFEGFTWEHYAAVFNDTRLIIILLNTIIVALLSSLISTAIGVLGAIGIVFLRNRKMRNAVLSLNNILIVSPDVIIGASFLILFTMVGVKLGFASVLISHIAFSIPIVVIMVLPKLQEMSFSLIDAAADLGASKRDILTRVIIPYIKPGIFAGFFLALTYSLDDFAVTFFVTGNGFSTLSVEIYSMARAGITLTINALSALIFIVTLGLVVGYYFFNQRARTIGTGGQ, via the coding sequence ATGGGAAAATTAAGTAAGCCGGCTCGGGTTTATTTGGCCTTTGTCTTCTTTGTCCTGTATGCCCCCATCTTTTATCTGATTTTTTATTCATTCAATAGCGGCGGTACGATGTCGAGTTTTGAGGGCTTTACATGGGAACATTATGCTGCTGTATTCAATGACACCCGCTTGATCATCATTTTGCTGAATACCATCATTGTGGCTTTGCTGTCATCGTTGATCTCGACGGCAATCGGCGTGCTGGGAGCGATCGGCATTGTTTTTTTACGGAACCGGAAGATGCGGAATGCGGTCTTATCGCTTAACAACATACTGATTGTCAGCCCGGATGTTATTATCGGAGCCTCATTTTTGATCCTTTTCACAATGGTTGGCGTTAAACTCGGCTTTGCTTCTGTGCTGATTTCCCATATCGCTTTCAGTATTCCGATTGTCGTGATCATGGTGCTGCCTAAGCTGCAGGAAATGAGTTTTTCGCTGATTGATGCGGCGGCGGATCTTGGAGCTTCAAAACGGGATATTTTAACCCGTGTCATTATCCCTTATATCAAGCCCGGAATTTTCGCCGGATTTTTTCTGGCTCTCACCTACTCGCTTGACGATTTTGCCGTAACATTTTTTGTTACAGGCAACGGTTTCTCTACACTATCCGTAGAAATATATTCCATGGCACGTGCCGGAATCACTCTTACCATCAATGCGTTGTCCGCCTTGATCTTTATCGTGACGCTCGGGCTTGTTGTCGGTTATTACTTCTTTAATCAACGGGCACGTACCATCGGAACAGGAGGGCAGTAA
- a CDS encoding vWA domain-containing protein codes for MGITNWGWIWTIIMPLAVILYYFFRKKYKDRPVSSTLFWQETMKEIQASPYLKKLQHHLLFYLQLAALLLCVFGLLQPYINSDTLKGNEFIFVVDTSATMLAGSPSNFDKQKEKMLELLEQTGGKPVTIVLTGQSPEVIARDQRNMETLEQAIEQLKVIYENAHMEQTLLFAETLVDNESTVIHVFTDALDRKVLANKTDLAYEVHGMEGQLRNVSIRQFGLTQTEEGMKAIVQVINESEDSLTGAIRLSTGEFAKEAAIELKGKEEILVPFEELPEEKLWTATLDINDEYSADNEMTTFVQQPINTVFIDSSLHELVASGFRSLDLKVTSVASNQLDQRKGAPIVTNQTALANEGAPILLIGRNDAAAVEVAGQIETADHPLFTYAPLDGVYVSHLYPGFDSFETIASIDGKPFIQLSSEGDIVILADIQSTDWPLSPSFPLFLWSAANELAGSESFLGFFQPNEHRSVTLASSSGEWEIFKDGEYMHSYLEGQGPFAAPAEPGVYDVKGDSQNLKMIVQLSNEEKAIAAGADYQIGQAVSKEETVRFSIMPPILIFILILLLVEWEVYRRGIALR; via the coding sequence ATGGGAATTACAAACTGGGGTTGGATTTGGACGATCATTATGCCGCTTGCAGTCATTCTGTATTATTTTTTCCGAAAAAAATACAAAGACCGGCCGGTTTCCTCCACTTTGTTCTGGCAGGAAACGATGAAGGAAATACAGGCTTCCCCTTATTTGAAAAAACTTCAGCATCATCTGCTTTTTTATCTCCAGTTAGCCGCCCTGCTGCTATGTGTTTTCGGCTTGCTGCAGCCTTATATAAATTCGGATACATTAAAAGGCAATGAATTTATATTCGTTGTCGATACCTCTGCGACAATGCTGGCCGGCAGTCCAAGCAACTTTGATAAACAAAAAGAAAAAATGCTGGAACTGCTGGAACAGACCGGAGGCAAGCCGGTTACGATTGTTCTTACTGGCCAAAGTCCGGAAGTAATCGCCAGAGACCAGCGGAATATGGAAACGCTGGAACAAGCGATAGAGCAATTAAAAGTGATATATGAGAACGCGCATATGGAGCAAACTTTGCTGTTTGCAGAAACGCTTGTCGATAACGAATCAACCGTAATCCATGTCTTTACCGATGCACTTGACCGGAAAGTCCTGGCGAACAAAACGGATCTTGCTTATGAAGTCCATGGCATGGAAGGGCAATTGCGCAATGTTTCTATTCGGCAATTCGGCTTAACTCAAACTGAAGAAGGCATGAAGGCCATCGTGCAAGTGATCAATGAGAGCGAAGACAGCCTTACAGGCGCCATCCGCTTATCAACTGGAGAATTTGCAAAAGAAGCTGCCATCGAATTAAAAGGGAAAGAAGAAATTTTAGTGCCTTTTGAAGAACTGCCGGAAGAAAAGCTTTGGACAGCCACATTGGATATCAACGATGAGTATTCGGCAGATAATGAAATGACAACTTTTGTCCAACAGCCAATCAATACGGTCTTTATTGATTCCAGCCTTCATGAATTAGTAGCGAGCGGCTTTCGTTCACTGGATCTAAAAGTGACTTCGGTTGCTTCAAACCAACTGGACCAGCGAAAAGGAGCACCGATTGTCACTAATCAGACAGCATTGGCAAACGAAGGTGCTCCCATTCTGCTGATTGGAAGAAACGATGCAGCTGCTGTTGAAGTGGCAGGACAAATTGAAACGGCCGATCATCCCTTGTTCACGTATGCCCCGTTGGATGGCGTCTATGTTTCCCATCTTTATCCAGGATTCGATTCATTTGAAACGATTGCATCCATTGACGGAAAGCCTTTCATCCAATTGTCTTCAGAAGGAGATATTGTAATACTCGCGGATATTCAGTCGACCGACTGGCCGCTGAGCCCTTCATTTCCGTTGTTTTTATGGAGTGCCGCCAATGAACTGGCCGGAAGCGAAAGTTTTCTGGGCTTTTTCCAGCCGAATGAACACCGCTCTGTGACACTGGCTTCAAGTTCTGGCGAATGGGAGATTTTTAAAGACGGTGAGTATATGCATTCCTATCTTGAAGGACAAGGGCCTTTTGCGGCACCGGCAGAACCGGGAGTTTATGACGTCAAAGGAGACAGCCAGAACTTAAAGATGATTGTTCAGCTAAGCAATGAAGAAAAAGCAATTGCGGCAGGGGCGGATTATCAGATCGGGCAAGCTGTCAGTAAAGAAGAAACAGTCCGTTTTTCCATAATGCCGCCAATTTTGATTTTTATACTGATTTTGCTTCTGGTGGAATGGGAGGTGTACCGACGTGGAATTGCGCTTAGATAA
- a CDS encoding DUF58 domain-containing protein, whose protein sequence is MTSLQLPADWITRIGRFSIATKSKIRGHHKGSHRSVRFGSSLDFSDFREYHPGDDVRHVDWNVYARTERVYIKRYLDEQEMRVHLLIDSSKSMASKWLFAKQLAFTLGLMVLSHDDRLTVSAGQAAIAPFRRKGKSARKLYEHFISSLPMPEKFSFARDASFYAAKDSTVLFVVSDGLEPLEEWQTFFRQVPRFSHDIRFLHLTTEEERAPYFSGDLRLIDDENGENVNVTMTQQAIQTYRQKRELHTEGLKALCAKHGVQYLEIRIEDGIQHVLFQQLARKNWIE, encoded by the coding sequence ATGACGTCATTGCAATTGCCGGCAGACTGGATCACTCGAATTGGACGTTTTTCCATTGCGACAAAATCTAAAATAAGAGGACATCACAAAGGTTCTCATCGTTCTGTGCGGTTCGGCTCTTCATTGGATTTTTCCGACTTTCGGGAATATCATCCCGGAGATGATGTCCGGCATGTTGATTGGAATGTCTATGCCCGGACAGAGCGCGTCTATATCAAGCGTTATTTGGATGAACAGGAAATGCGTGTCCACCTGTTGATTGACAGCTCAAAATCAATGGCCTCCAAATGGCTATTTGCCAAGCAGCTGGCTTTTACATTGGGGCTTATGGTGCTGAGCCATGATGACCGATTGACCGTTTCAGCAGGACAAGCGGCTATTGCTCCTTTTCGGAGAAAAGGGAAATCAGCAAGGAAACTGTATGAACATTTCATCTCAAGTTTACCGATGCCTGAAAAATTTTCATTCGCTAGAGACGCCAGTTTTTATGCAGCTAAAGATTCAACGGTGTTGTTTGTGGTTTCAGATGGCTTGGAGCCTCTGGAAGAATGGCAAACGTTTTTCCGCCAAGTCCCCAGATTTTCACACGACATCCGCTTTTTGCATTTGACGACTGAAGAAGAAAGAGCTCCCTATTTTTCGGGCGATCTACGGCTCATTGATGACGAAAACGGCGAAAACGTCAATGTTACGATGACCCAGCAAGCTATACAGACTTATCGCCAAAAAAGGGAACTGCATACGGAAGGCTTAAAAGCGTTATGTGCAAAGCATGGAGTACAGTATTTGGAGATTCGGATTGAAGATGGCATCCAGCACGTCTTGTTTCAGCAACTGGCTCGAAAAAATTGGATTGAATGA
- a CDS encoding ABC transporter permease, whose product MKTLLANPVLIKEIKLRFRNLKSFTGILFYLVAMSVFVFGFIFLTTTLTGSGFFRPDESFMLFTMMTYIQLGLILFITPGLTAGAISTEREKQTLNILLTTAQTSFQIILGKMSSSIAFLLLMIVSGLPIYSLVFLYGGVSPSQLAVIFLFYFLTLFTIGSIGIMYSTLLWKTIVSMIATYGTMLFLTAATGFFMVISMQISQFGSTVPTFSPFTYFWASINPAVVLFTLLQPAYATELQSMTAIQLPLWVGYIVFYSLFTALALFLAVKRLRVNMNKYK is encoded by the coding sequence ATGAAAACACTCTTAGCCAACCCGGTATTGATCAAGGAAATCAAATTGCGGTTCCGCAATCTGAAAAGTTTTACCGGCATCTTGTTTTACTTGGTCGCCATGAGCGTTTTTGTTTTCGGCTTTATCTTTTTAACAACGACGTTGACAGGCAGCGGATTTTTCCGCCCGGATGAAAGTTTTATGCTATTCACTATGATGACCTATATACAGCTGGGGCTAATTTTGTTTATCACGCCTGGGCTGACCGCTGGTGCAATCAGCACGGAACGGGAAAAGCAGACTTTGAACATTTTGCTGACGACGGCTCAGACTTCTTTTCAAATTATCTTAGGGAAAATGTCATCGTCGATCGCTTTCTTGCTGTTGATGATCGTCTCTGGACTGCCCATCTATAGTCTGGTATTTCTGTATGGAGGCGTTTCGCCAAGCCAGCTTGCCGTCATCTTTCTATTCTACTTTTTAACTTTATTTACAATTGGCAGCATTGGAATCATGTATTCCACTTTGCTCTGGAAAACCATTGTTTCGATGATCGCGACTTACGGCACCATGCTATTCTTGACTGCAGCAACCGGCTTTTTTATGGTTATTTCCATGCAAATTTCTCAATTTGGCAGCACGGTGCCTACTTTTTCACCGTTTACTTATTTTTGGGCGAGCATTAATCCGGCAGTTGTGCTGTTCACTTTGCTGCAGCCGGCATATGCAACGGAACTCCAAAGTATGACCGCCATACAGTTGCCGTTATGGGTTGGGTATATTGTGTTTTACTCCCTGTTTACAGCACTTGCCCTGTTTTTGGCAGTAAAACGTTTACGCGTCAATATGAATAAATACAAATAA
- a CDS encoding AAA family ATPase: protein MTFRPEQFTEMSGRLREVREEIGHFIVGQEEAIEFSLYSVLADGHALLEGLPGLGKTMLIRTISDVLDLSFSRIQFTPDLMPTDITGTSLIERDAEGRQQFTFREGPIFHQMVLADEINRATPKTQSALLEAMGEKTVTILGDTKTMARPFFVLATQNPIEMEGTYPLPEAQMDRFLCKILVSYPNRAELAEISRRTTGSEIIVLEKKMETAALIEAQQLVKAVLIAEDILMVAVDIIQNTHPAQSEFEPIRQFVQYGSGPRGLQSLIRLAKARALTEGRYHVSIGDLKHVAKPVLRHRLLLNYEGEANGASTDDLIDLVVSGAGRGVLK from the coding sequence ATGACATTTAGACCGGAACAATTTACTGAGATGAGCGGCCGTTTGCGAGAAGTACGGGAAGAAATCGGGCATTTTATTGTGGGGCAGGAAGAAGCGATTGAATTTTCTCTTTATTCCGTTTTGGCAGATGGGCACGCATTGCTGGAAGGTTTGCCGGGGCTCGGGAAAACAATGCTGATTCGCACGATTTCAGATGTGCTGGACTTGTCTTTCTCCAGAATCCAGTTTACACCCGATTTAATGCCAACTGATATTACCGGCACCAGTCTCATTGAACGGGATGCAGAAGGCAGGCAGCAATTCACGTTCAGGGAAGGGCCGATTTTTCATCAGATGGTATTGGCAGATGAAATAAACCGGGCGACGCCCAAAACTCAAAGTGCCTTGCTAGAAGCGATGGGAGAAAAGACGGTAACAATTTTAGGGGATACCAAAACGATGGCCAGGCCGTTTTTTGTGCTGGCCACGCAAAACCCAATTGAAATGGAAGGCACGTATCCATTGCCGGAAGCTCAAATGGACCGTTTTCTCTGCAAAATCCTCGTATCGTATCCAAACCGTGCAGAACTTGCTGAAATCAGCAGAAGAACGACGGGTTCAGAAATCATTGTGTTGGAAAAGAAGATGGAGACGGCTGCATTAATCGAAGCCCAGCAACTGGTGAAAGCGGTTTTGATAGCTGAAGATATTTTAATGGTCGCTGTGGATATCATTCAAAACACCCACCCGGCGCAATCCGAATTTGAACCGATTCGGCAATTTGTTCAATACGGCAGCGGGCCACGCGGTCTGCAAAGCTTAATTCGCCTGGCTAAAGCCCGGGCTTTGACGGAAGGCAGATACCATGTATCCATCGGGGATTTGAAACATGTAGCAAAACCGGTCTTGCGCCATCGGCTTTTACTGAATTATGAAGGAGAGGCTAACGGGGCAAGCACGGATGATTTAATTGATCTCGTAGTCAGCGGTGCCGGAAGAGGCGTTTTAAAATGA